In the Macrobrachium rosenbergii isolate ZJJX-2024 chromosome 23, ASM4041242v1, whole genome shotgun sequence genome, one interval contains:
- the LOC136851085 gene encoding uncharacterized protein translates to MRGEEVKEDEVNNTTRPKILGKKKKEKKKVKGLLGKDSSTPVSNFKIYSSSNLPLRGDQLIIFGGRAKLNSGSFAQYISKFFHPPGASCYIFPPPHPSYWIPPQPHPHKPHSPVSHPTAPTTTASIASSFPHPHPHSSNPSVPHPLLPQPPLPQPPPQQPPPPQIPHPTVPCPCSESHPQPPPPLSPPLQPHPTASTPTVFTPTILHPTVPTPKVPIPYNPTLTVPIPTASTLTVPTPTVPHPNSLPTPTVPTPQPPPHSPHPYRPTLTAPAPQSSTPIHNPTHCPHPYSPPPHSPHNPHSLVPHPHPKSYPQHPPLSPPQ, encoded by the exons TCAACAACACAACCCGGCCGAAAAttcttgggaagaagaagaaggagaagaagaaagtaaaaggatTACTTGGAAAAGATTCTTCAACTCCAGTGAgcaattttaaaatatacagcTCCTCCAATCTTCCTCTCCGCGGAGAC CAATTAATTATTTTTGGGGGAAGAGCCAAATTGAACTCGGGTTCATTTGCCCAATACATCAGCAAGTTTTTCCACCCACCTGGCGCCTCTTGTTAcatcttccctccccctcacccctcgTACTGGATCCCACCACAGCCCCACCCCCACAAACCCCACAGCCCAGTTTCCCACCCCACAGCCCCCACCACCACAGCCTCAATAGCCAGCTCcttcccacacccccacccccatagTTCCAACCCCTCAGTTCCCCATCCCCTATTGCCACAGCCTCCACTCCCACAGCCCCCACCTCAACAGCCCCCACCCCCACAGATTCCCCACCCAACAGTTCCCTGCCCCTGTTCTGAATCCCACCCACAGCCCCCACCCCCACTTTCCCCACCCCTACAACCCCACCCCACAGCTTCCACTCCCACAGTCTTCACCCCCACAATCCTTCACCCCACAGTCCCCACCCCCAAAGTCCCTATCCCCTACAACCCCACCCTCACAGTCCCTATCCCCACAGCCTCCACCCTCACAGTCCCCACTCCCACAGTTCCCCACCCCAACAGCCTCCCTACCCCCACAGTCCCCACCCCACAACCCCCACCCCACAGTCCCCACCCCTACCGCCCCACCCTCACAGCTCCCGCCCCACAGTCCTCTACCCCTATCCACAATCCCACTCACTGCCCCCACCCCTACAGCCCACCGCCCCACAGCCCTCACAATCCCCACTCTCTAGTCCCCCACCCGCATCCTAAATCCTACCCACAGCACCCACCACTCTCCCCCCCACAATAG